Proteins encoded in a region of the Dasypus novemcinctus isolate mDasNov1 chromosome 24, mDasNov1.1.hap2, whole genome shotgun sequence genome:
- the ZHX3 gene encoding zinc fingers and homeoboxes protein 3 isoform X1, with product MASKRKSTTPCMIPVKAVVLQEANAEAPPAAASPKGPSPEQPPEGPPASNEAAHHTSSPDSPALANGHRSTSDVYLYSCKYCDFRSQDMTHFMGHVNSEHTDFDKDPTFVCTECSFLAKTPEALSLHNAKCHSGEASFVWNVAKPDNHVVVEQSIPESTSTPDLLGEPSAEGTDGQAEIIITKTPIMKIMKGKAEAKKIHTLKENVPNQPTGEALPTLSAREAEVKEGDHTFVNGAVPVSQPAPNSANPPHAANGPLIGTVPVLPAGLAQFLSLQQQPPVHTQPHAHQPLPTAKSLPKVMIPLSSIPTYNAAMDSNSFLKNSFHKFPYPTKAELCYLTVVTKYPEEQLKIWFTAQRLKQGISWSPEEIEDARKKMFNTVIQSVPQPTITVLNTPLVASAGNVQHLIQAALPGHVVGQPEGTTGGLLVTQPLLANGLQATSTSLPLAVTSVPKQPTAAPINTVCSNTTSAVKVVNAAQSLLTACPSITSQAFLDASIYKNKKSHEQLSALKGSFCRNQFPGQSEVEHLTKVTGLSTREVRKWFSDRRYHCRNLKGSRAMLPGDHGAILIDTTPEVSFLPSSKAPEVTCIPTAATLATLPSAKRQSWHQTPDFTPTKYKERAPEQLRALESSFAQNPLPLDEELDRLRSETKMTRREIDSWFSERRKKVNVDETKNADEGTSQEEEEAAEDEGGEEDLAGDLKVPSENDASEVLSRYTLAERKVSPIKINLKNLRVTEANGKSELPGLGACEPEDDGSSKLAEQPPGKVSYKKTAQQRHLLRQLFVQTQWPSNQDYDSIVAQTGLPRPEVVRWFGDSRYALKNGQLKWYEDYKRGNFPPGLLVIAPGNRELLQDYYLTHKMLYEEDLQSLCDKTQMNSQQVKQWFAEKMGEETQAVADTGSEDQGLGAGEPAAVHKRVGDTYSEVSENSESWEPSAPEASSEHFDTLSPQTGLQLETD from the exons ATGGCCAGCAAGAGGAAATCCACCACCCCATGCATGATCCCCGTGAAGGCTGTGGTGCTGCAGGAGGCCAATGCCGAGGCCCCACCTGCCGCGGCTTCGCCCAAAGGACCCTCGCCAGAGCAGCCCCCAGAAGGGCCTCCTGCCAGTAATGAGGCAGCCCACCACACCAGCAGTCCTGACAGCCCTGCGCTGGCCAATGGGCATCGGAGCACTTCGGATGTCTATTTATATTCCTGTAAATACTGTGATTTCAGATCCCAGGACATGACCCACTTTATGGGACATGTGAACTCAGAGCACACAGACTTTGATAAAGACCCAACTTTCGTATGCACTGAATGCAGTTTTCTGGCAAAAACCCCTGAGGCGCTTTCCTTGCACAATGCCAAGTGTCACTCGGGGGAAGCCAGCTTTGTGTGGAACGTGGCCAAGCCAGACAATCATGTGGTCGTGGAGCAGAGCATTCCCGAGAGCACCAGCACTCCTGACCTCTTGGGTGAGCCCAGTGCTGAAGGGACCGATGGACAGGCCGAAATCATCATTACCAAAACTCCAATCATGAAGATAATGAAAGGCAAAGCTGAAGCCAAAAAAATTCATACGCTCAAGGAGAACGTCCCCAATCAGCCCACTGGCGAGGCCTTACCAACCCTGTCGGCTAGGGAAGCGGAGGTGAAGGAGGGAGACCACACCTTTGTCAATGGGGCAGTTCCAGTCAGTCAGCCAGCTCCCAACTCTGCCAACCCCCCGCATGCTGCCAACGGGCCCCTGATAGGCACAGTCCCAGTTTTGCCAGCGGGTCTAGCACAGTTCCTCTCCCTCCAGCAGCAGCCCCCAGTACACACACAGCCCCACGCCCACCAGCCACTGCCCACGGCCAAGTCCCTCCCCAAAGTGATGATCCCCCTGAGCAGCATTCCCACATACAATGCAGCCATGGACTCCAACAGCTTTCTGAAGAACTCGTTCCACAAGTTCCCCTACCCAACCAAAGCTGAACTTTGCTATTTGACTGTAGTGACCAAGTATCCAGAAGAACAGCTCAAGATCTGGTTCACAGCCCAAAGGCTGAAGCAAGGTATCAGCTGGTCCCCTGAGGAGATCGAGGATGCCCGGAAGAAGATGTTCAATACAGTTATTCAGTCTGTACCTCAGCCCACCATCACCGTTCTAAATACTCCTCTGGTCGCTAGTGCTGGCAATGTTCAACATCTCATCCAGGCTGCTCTACCAGGTCATGTTGTGGGACAGCCAGAGGGCACAACAGGGGGACTTCTGGTCACTCAGCCACTTCTGGCCAATGGGTTGCAGGCAACAAGCACGTCTCTCCCCCTAGCAGTTACATCTGTCCCCAAGCAGCCAACCGCTGCACCCATTAACACTGTGTGTTCAAACACGACATCGGCTGTGAAAGTGGTCAACGCAGCCCAGTCACTCCTCACCGCATGCCCCAGCATAACTTCCCAAGCCTTCCTTGATGCTAGCATctacaaaaataagaaatctcATGAACAGCTGTCAGCTCTGAAAGGTAGCTTCTGTCGGAACCAGTTCCCGGGACAGAGCGAAGTTGAGCATCTAACCAAAGTAACTGGCCTCAGTACCAGAGAGGTACGGAAATGGTTCAGTGATCGAAGATACCACTGCCGGAATCTAAAGGGCTCCAGAGCCATGCTGCCCGGAGACCATGGTGCCATTCTCATTGACACCACGCCAGAGGTGTCCTTTCTTCCCTCGTCCAAAGCCCCTGAGGTGACCTGCATCCCAACGGCAGCCACACTAGCGACCCTCCCTTCTGCCAAGCGACAGTCCTGGCACCAGACCCCTGACTTTACACCAACCAAATACAAGGAGAGGGCCCCTGAGCAGCTCAGAGCCTTGGAAAGCAGTTTTGCACAAAACCCCCTCCCTCTCGATGAGGAACTGGACCGCCTGAGGAGTGAAACCAAAATGACCCGAAGAGAAATTGATAGCTGGTTTTCTGAGAGACGGAAAAAAGTGAATGTTGATGAGACCAAGAATGCTGATGAGGGTacctctcaggaggaagaggaggctgcTGAGGATGAGGGTGGAGAAGAGGATTTGGCCGGTGACCTGAAAGTCCCCAGTGAAAATGACGCCTCAGAAGTGCTGAGCCGCTACACCTTGGCAGAGCGCAAAGTCAGTCCCATCAAAATCAATCTCAAGAATCTGCGGGTCACTGAGGCTAATGGCAAGAGTGAACTTCCAGGATTGGGTGCCTGTGAGCCCGAGGATGATGGGTCAAGCAAGCTGGCAGAGCAGCCCCCAGGCAAAGTGAGCTACAAAAAGACCGCTCAGCAGCGGCACTTGCTGCGGCAGCTCTTTGTCCAGACGCAGTGGCCAAGCAACCAGGACTATGACTCTATTGTGGCCCAGACAGGCCTGCCGCGGCCCGAGGTGGTGCGCTGGTTTGGGGACAGCCGTTATGCCCTGAAGAATGGCCAGCTCAAGTGGTATGAAGACTATAAGCGGGGTAACTTCCCACCAGGGCTGCTGGTCATTGCCCCTGGCAACCGGGAGCTGTTGCAAGACTATTACCTGACACACAAGATGCTGTATGAGGAGGATCTGCAGAGCCTCTGCGACAAGACCCAAATGAACTCCCAGCAGGTCAAGCAGTGGTTTGCTGAGAAAATGGGTGAGGAAACCCAGGCTGTGGCAGACACGGGCAGTGAGGACCAGGGCCTTGGTGCTGGTGAGCCTGCTGCAGTTCACAAAAGAGTGGGTGACACTTATTCAGAGGTGTCCGAGAACAGTGAGTCGTGGGAGCCCAGTGCCCCTGAGGCCAGCTCGGAGCACTTTGACACCTTGAGTCCCCAGACTGGACTTCAGCTGG AAACAGACTGA
- the ZHX3 gene encoding zinc fingers and homeoboxes protein 3 isoform X2, producing the protein MASKRKSTTPCMIPVKAVVLQEANAEAPPAAASPKGPSPEQPPEGPPASNEAAHHTSSPDSPALANGHRSTSDVYLYSCKYCDFRSQDMTHFMGHVNSEHTDFDKDPTFVCTECSFLAKTPEALSLHNAKCHSGEASFVWNVAKPDNHVVVEQSIPESTSTPDLLGEPSAEGTDGQAEIIITKTPIMKIMKGKAEAKKIHTLKENVPNQPTGEALPTLSAREAEVKEGDHTFVNGAVPVSQPAPNSANPPHAANGPLIGTVPVLPAGLAQFLSLQQQPPVHTQPHAHQPLPTAKSLPKVMIPLSSIPTYNAAMDSNSFLKNSFHKFPYPTKAELCYLTVVTKYPEEQLKIWFTAQRLKQGISWSPEEIEDARKKMFNTVIQSVPQPTITVLNTPLVASAGNVQHLIQAALPGHVVGQPEGTTGGLLVTQPLLANGLQATSTSLPLAVTSVPKQPTAAPINTVCSNTTSAVKVVNAAQSLLTACPSITSQAFLDASIYKNKKSHEQLSALKGSFCRNQFPGQSEVEHLTKVTGLSTREVRKWFSDRRYHCRNLKGSRAMLPGDHGAILIDTTPEVSFLPSSKAPEVTCIPTAATLATLPSAKRQSWHQTPDFTPTKYKERAPEQLRALESSFAQNPLPLDEELDRLRSETKMTRREIDSWFSERRKKVNVDETKNADEGTSQEEEEAAEDEGGEEDLAGDLKVPSENDASEVLSRYTLAERKVSPIKINLKNLRVTEANGKSELPGLGACEPEDDGSSKLAEQPPGKVSYKKTAQQRHLLRQLFVQTQWPSNQDYDSIVAQTGLPRPEVVRWFGDSRYALKNGQLKWYEDYKRGNFPPGLLVIAPGNRELLQDYYLTHKMLYEEDLQSLCDKTQMNSQQVKQWFAEKMETD; encoded by the exons ATGGCCAGCAAGAGGAAATCCACCACCCCATGCATGATCCCCGTGAAGGCTGTGGTGCTGCAGGAGGCCAATGCCGAGGCCCCACCTGCCGCGGCTTCGCCCAAAGGACCCTCGCCAGAGCAGCCCCCAGAAGGGCCTCCTGCCAGTAATGAGGCAGCCCACCACACCAGCAGTCCTGACAGCCCTGCGCTGGCCAATGGGCATCGGAGCACTTCGGATGTCTATTTATATTCCTGTAAATACTGTGATTTCAGATCCCAGGACATGACCCACTTTATGGGACATGTGAACTCAGAGCACACAGACTTTGATAAAGACCCAACTTTCGTATGCACTGAATGCAGTTTTCTGGCAAAAACCCCTGAGGCGCTTTCCTTGCACAATGCCAAGTGTCACTCGGGGGAAGCCAGCTTTGTGTGGAACGTGGCCAAGCCAGACAATCATGTGGTCGTGGAGCAGAGCATTCCCGAGAGCACCAGCACTCCTGACCTCTTGGGTGAGCCCAGTGCTGAAGGGACCGATGGACAGGCCGAAATCATCATTACCAAAACTCCAATCATGAAGATAATGAAAGGCAAAGCTGAAGCCAAAAAAATTCATACGCTCAAGGAGAACGTCCCCAATCAGCCCACTGGCGAGGCCTTACCAACCCTGTCGGCTAGGGAAGCGGAGGTGAAGGAGGGAGACCACACCTTTGTCAATGGGGCAGTTCCAGTCAGTCAGCCAGCTCCCAACTCTGCCAACCCCCCGCATGCTGCCAACGGGCCCCTGATAGGCACAGTCCCAGTTTTGCCAGCGGGTCTAGCACAGTTCCTCTCCCTCCAGCAGCAGCCCCCAGTACACACACAGCCCCACGCCCACCAGCCACTGCCCACGGCCAAGTCCCTCCCCAAAGTGATGATCCCCCTGAGCAGCATTCCCACATACAATGCAGCCATGGACTCCAACAGCTTTCTGAAGAACTCGTTCCACAAGTTCCCCTACCCAACCAAAGCTGAACTTTGCTATTTGACTGTAGTGACCAAGTATCCAGAAGAACAGCTCAAGATCTGGTTCACAGCCCAAAGGCTGAAGCAAGGTATCAGCTGGTCCCCTGAGGAGATCGAGGATGCCCGGAAGAAGATGTTCAATACAGTTATTCAGTCTGTACCTCAGCCCACCATCACCGTTCTAAATACTCCTCTGGTCGCTAGTGCTGGCAATGTTCAACATCTCATCCAGGCTGCTCTACCAGGTCATGTTGTGGGACAGCCAGAGGGCACAACAGGGGGACTTCTGGTCACTCAGCCACTTCTGGCCAATGGGTTGCAGGCAACAAGCACGTCTCTCCCCCTAGCAGTTACATCTGTCCCCAAGCAGCCAACCGCTGCACCCATTAACACTGTGTGTTCAAACACGACATCGGCTGTGAAAGTGGTCAACGCAGCCCAGTCACTCCTCACCGCATGCCCCAGCATAACTTCCCAAGCCTTCCTTGATGCTAGCATctacaaaaataagaaatctcATGAACAGCTGTCAGCTCTGAAAGGTAGCTTCTGTCGGAACCAGTTCCCGGGACAGAGCGAAGTTGAGCATCTAACCAAAGTAACTGGCCTCAGTACCAGAGAGGTACGGAAATGGTTCAGTGATCGAAGATACCACTGCCGGAATCTAAAGGGCTCCAGAGCCATGCTGCCCGGAGACCATGGTGCCATTCTCATTGACACCACGCCAGAGGTGTCCTTTCTTCCCTCGTCCAAAGCCCCTGAGGTGACCTGCATCCCAACGGCAGCCACACTAGCGACCCTCCCTTCTGCCAAGCGACAGTCCTGGCACCAGACCCCTGACTTTACACCAACCAAATACAAGGAGAGGGCCCCTGAGCAGCTCAGAGCCTTGGAAAGCAGTTTTGCACAAAACCCCCTCCCTCTCGATGAGGAACTGGACCGCCTGAGGAGTGAAACCAAAATGACCCGAAGAGAAATTGATAGCTGGTTTTCTGAGAGACGGAAAAAAGTGAATGTTGATGAGACCAAGAATGCTGATGAGGGTacctctcaggaggaagaggaggctgcTGAGGATGAGGGTGGAGAAGAGGATTTGGCCGGTGACCTGAAAGTCCCCAGTGAAAATGACGCCTCAGAAGTGCTGAGCCGCTACACCTTGGCAGAGCGCAAAGTCAGTCCCATCAAAATCAATCTCAAGAATCTGCGGGTCACTGAGGCTAATGGCAAGAGTGAACTTCCAGGATTGGGTGCCTGTGAGCCCGAGGATGATGGGTCAAGCAAGCTGGCAGAGCAGCCCCCAGGCAAAGTGAGCTACAAAAAGACCGCTCAGCAGCGGCACTTGCTGCGGCAGCTCTTTGTCCAGACGCAGTGGCCAAGCAACCAGGACTATGACTCTATTGTGGCCCAGACAGGCCTGCCGCGGCCCGAGGTGGTGCGCTGGTTTGGGGACAGCCGTTATGCCCTGAAGAATGGCCAGCTCAAGTGGTATGAAGACTATAAGCGGGGTAACTTCCCACCAGGGCTGCTGGTCATTGCCCCTGGCAACCGGGAGCTGTTGCAAGACTATTACCTGACACACAAGATGCTGTATGAGGAGGATCTGCAGAGCCTCTGCGACAAGACCCAAATGAACTCCCAGCAGGTCAAGCAGTGGTTTGCTGAGAAAATGG AAACAGACTGA